The stretch of DNA CGTAGGCCGCCGAAATGACCGGAATCAGCGAGGTGCTGAGGGCAATCGCCAGCACGGGCGGGATGCCCGCGATGCTCTGCGCTTTCTGGCCGAGAATACCGAGCAGCCGCGTCGCTTCGGTGCCGCCCACCTGCCCGCTAAGCAGGGGAACGATCAGGGATGAGTCGATGAAATAGACGGCTTGAATGGTCATGGAAGACAGGATGATCGGAATGGACAAGCTGAAAATATCCTTATAAATACCGAGCAGCGGCAGTTTGGCTTCCGGGGAGGCGTGGATTCCGCTTTGCTTGTCGCTCCGCTTCATCTTGATGGCCGCATACAGCATAATGGCGAATGCCCCGACGCTGCCAAACACGCTGCCGAACGAAGCTCCTGCCGCCATAACCGGGTTCCCGTAACCCTGGTGAAGCAGGAAAAACGCCAACAGGATGGCCGTAAACACGCGGGCAATCTGCTCCACGATTTGCGAGATCCCGTTGGCCATCATATTGTTGCGGCCCTGCGAGTACCCGCGCATCATCGCGATTGTGGGGAACAGCAGCAGCGCGGGGGCAATGGCCCGGATCGCCAGCGTGCTTTCTGGCACGCCCGCATGCTTCGCGAAAAGTGGAGCGGTTATGTACAGCGCCGCGCTGATGATTACGCCGACGACGGCGCCAAAAATAAGCGCGGCTCGGTAAACCTGCCGCGCTTCGTCCGGACGGTTCAGGGCGTAGCGCTCTGAAACCATTTTACTGAGCGTGCTGGGAATACCCGCCGTGGCGAGCGTCAACAGCATCAGATACACATTGTTGGCCTGCGAAAAGGCCGCATCCCCGACATCGTTGAACAAATGCTCAAGCGGAACCCGCTGAAAAATACCAAGCACGCGCGCCACCAAAGCGGCGGCGGCGAGAATAATCGTGCCTTTGATAAAAGAATCCTTCTTCGACAACCTGTTTCCCCTTCTTTACAGTGAATTTAATACAGGCCGATCCAAATAAAGAAGAGGATGACCATAACGATTTGCAGCACAACTTTGACGACCGTACTGCTGAACAGCCCGAGCATGGAGCCTGCGCTGACCTTGAGCGCTTTGCCCGGATCTGATCCGGCGATCATCTCGCCGATAAACGCTCCCAGGAGCGGTCCGATAATCAGGCCGAACGCCGGAATAACGAACGGCCCAGCGATCAGACCGATCGTACTGCCAATGATGGAGGAACGGGAACCGCCGAATTTTTTGACACCCCATGCCCCCACGACATAATCGGCAAT from Paenibacillus sophorae encodes:
- a CDS encoding putative polysaccharide biosynthesis protein is translated as MSKKDSFIKGTIILAAAALVARVLGIFQRVPLEHLFNDVGDAAFSQANNVYLMLLTLATAGIPSTLSKMVSERYALNRPDEARQVYRAALIFGAVVGVIISAALYITAPLFAKHAGVPESTLAIRAIAPALLLFPTIAMMRGYSQGRNNMMANGISQIVEQIARVFTAILLAFFLLHQGYGNPVMAAGASFGSVFGSVGAFAIMLYAAIKMKRSDKQSGIHASPEAKLPLLGIYKDIFSLSIPIILSSMTIQAVYFIDSSLIVPLLSGQVGGTEATRLLGILGQKAQSIAGIPPVLAIALSTSLIPVISAAYARRDEVHLKRQITLAMRIAILTGTPIVLSLVVAAYSVNGLLFTSPSGSGMIALLTLGTIFQITMTTSNSILLGMGKSRISMFYVLAGIIVKLAASVLLSRFMGIYGIIIATALCFIVITGLNLRLLRSIVPFEIMGKRWRGYLLAVLVSGASGYGLNVAAISLTGMMPARLAYLVGCLAAGAVVVILYLVLLIVLGVLSAGELASYPRPVRKLLNPLMKLQPARARERE
- a CDS encoding DUF456 domain-containing protein; the encoded protein is MAILGWILIIALFAVGLAGAVYPILPGALAIYFAFFVYGWFFGFASFGPWFWIIQTLIVAALFIADYVVGAWGVKKFGGSRSSIIGSTIGLIAGPFVIPAFGLIIGPLLGAFIGEMIAGSDPGKALKVSAGSMLGLFSSTVVKVVLQIVMVILFFIWIGLY